A window from Balaenoptera musculus isolate JJ_BM4_2016_0621 chromosome 8, mBalMus1.pri.v3, whole genome shotgun sequence encodes these proteins:
- the FGF3 gene encoding fibroblast growth factor 3, which yields MGLIWFLLLGLLEPGWPAAGPGGRPRRDAGGRGGVYEHLGGAPRRRKLYCATKYHLQLHPSGRVNGSLENSAYSILEITAVEVGVVAMRGLFSGRYLAMNKKGRLYASESYNAECEFVERIHELGYNTYASRLYRTVPGGRGTRRQPSAERLWYVSVNGKGRPRRGFKTRRTQKSSLFLPRVLDHKDHEMVRLLQGAAGLRGSQFRPPGGAPQP from the exons ATGGGCCTGATCTGGTTCCTGCTCCTCGGCCTGCTGGAGCCCGGCTGGCCGGCCGCGGGGCCCGGGGGGCGGCCGCGGCGCGATGCTGGAGGCCGCGGCGGAGTCTACGAGCACCTCGGCGGGGCGCCCCGGCGCCGCAAGCTCTACTGCGCCACCAAGTACCACCTCCAGCTTCACCCGAGCGGCCGCGTCAACGGCAGCCTAGAGAACAGCGCCTACA GTATCCTGGAGATAACAGCGGTGGAGGTGGGCGTTGTGGCCATGAGGGGGCTCTTCTCCGGGCGGTACTTGGCCATGAACAAGAAGGGACGGCTCTATGCCTCG GAGAGCTACAACGCCGAGTGTGAGTTCGTGGAGCGCATCCACGAGCTGGGCTACAACACGTACGCCTCCCGGCTGTACCGCACGGTGCCCGGCGGGCGTGGGACCCGGCGCCAGCCCAGCGCCGAGAGACTGTGGTACGTGTCTGTGAACGGCAAGGGCCGGCCCCGCAGGGGCTTCAAGACGCGCCGCACGCAGAAGTCCTCGCTGTTCCTGCCTCGGGTGCTGGACCACAAGGACCACGAGATGGTGAGGCTGCTCCAGGGCGCGGCCGGGCTCCGCGGCAGCCAGTTCAGGCCTCCAGGCGGGGCCCCCCAGCCCTGA